One Benincasa hispida cultivar B227 chromosome 5, ASM972705v1, whole genome shotgun sequence genomic window carries:
- the LOC120077218 gene encoding secreted RxLR effector protein 161-like has product MSSAKPIDTLSALNARLSFVLSPQSEAEKKYMSRVSYASTVGSLMYVMVCTKPDLAHAISVFSKFMGQPRKEHWQAVKRIFCYFKGTFDVGLIYGNFTECLVTGYSDSDYAGDADSRRSMTGYVFTLGGSVVSWKAFLQPTITFSTTEAENMALTEAAKEEIWLKGLVGDLALHHDQLLYIVIV; this is encoded by the coding sequence ATGTCATCAgctaagcctatagatactcTTAGTGCTTTAAATGCTCGTTTGTCATTTGTGCTTTCACCACAGTCTGAAGCTGAGAAGAAGTACATGTCTCGAGTTTCTTATGCTAGTAcagtgggaagtttgatgtatgttatggtcTGTACTAAGCCTGATCTTGCCCATGCTATTAGTGTTTTCAGCAAGTTCATGGGCCAACCTAGAAAGGAGCATTGGCAAGCCGTTAAAaggattttttgttattttaaaggTACGTTTGATGTTGGTCTCATTTATGGGAATTTCACAGAGTGTTTGGTGACCGGTTATTCTGATTCTGACTATGCTGGAGATGCTGACAGTAGGAGGTCTATGACTGGCTATGTGTTCACTCTGGGTGGTTCTGTTGTTAGTTGGAAGGCATTCTTACAGCCTACAATTACTTTTTCTACTACTGAAGCAGAAAACATGGCCTTGacagaagctgctaaagaggaaATATGGCTGAAGGGGTTAGTTGGTGATCTTGCTTTACATCATGACCagctattgtatattgtgatagtttAA